The window CAGCCCGTCTCATTTTGCCCTCTGTGGGTCTCAGGCAGGGTTTTTTGAAGAGAATCTATCGTCCACCCACCTTGGCTACTGGGAGCTCCTTGCCTTTGGACTCAAACAGATGCTCGAGGCGGGCTGTGTCCACCGCCACCTTATCCAGAGACGCCCACACCGTCCCCCGACCGAAGCGACACTTCTTTGGTCCGTCTGCCTGCTTCAGCTCCTTCCAGAACAGCTTCaccgtcttcttcttcttctgagaGGCCtcaagaggaggaggggggacacctggtggaggtggaggaggagggggtgcGAGGCCTCccggtggaggaggtggaggaggagggggcgCGAGACCTCCcagtggaggaggtggaggaggaggagggggagccCCCGGCATGccaggagggggaggaggagggggagggatGCCAGAGAGGGTGAAGGATGAAGCGGAGCTGTCGAAGGTGTCTATGTCCAGGACGTCGATGTCCTCCTCGTCCAGCAGATCAGAGAAGTCCAGGTCCTTGATGCGCAGGGCGGCGGCGCTCGGCTGCAGCTGGTCCCAGGCGTCGTTGGAGCTGCCGGGGCCAAGCGGGGTCATCTGGGTGGTGTCCAGACTGCGGGCGTGCGCCTCGGTGTCGATGCTGCTCTGCTGCCGGATGTAACGCTTCTGATGGTGGATGGAGACACATTTATCAGCTTTGCGTTCAACCTCCAAACCGTTTCACGCACCGATGAGCCAAAACATGACGCGACCCCGCAACCCGCTCTTAGGCACCAACGTGAAGCCAGCGGGTCTCAAACTGGAGCCACTGATGCAGGCGGGTGTGGGAGGGGCTACAACAAGAAAGCAGCACCAACTTTTCATTTcatgaaaagcaaacaaagctGATTTGTTCTGCTCGCCCTGAACGTTTGTCTCAGAAATGACCTCAGCACTCGTTACAGAAACTCTGCTGAGCTCCTCACAACACTTCAGAGAATCTCTAGATTCCTGTCGGAGAAGTTCAGCTCCTCACCTGAATGTTCTCATAGACCCAAGAAACCCGACATATCCAGACCATCATGTTTTGGCTCATAACCCCTACAGTAACTAGGTGCATCAACTAAAACCCAGTTCACTTTAAAGATACATGCAGCTGTAGTTTATAAGTGAGTAAAGAACGAAGGATAAACACAGTACAGAAACACTGCTTTTAAAAACCTGCGGATCcgcagagaagaaaaaaaaagcatctgcaGACAGAATAATGTCCTTCATGTTCTGACCTGTTCTTCAGCCAGTCGGGCTCGTGCCGCCTGCGTTGAGCCTTCCAGACTCTCCAGCTCTGCCCTGCGGGAGGCGCTGCTCTCATTGGAGGTGGAGGACTCTGCTGAGCGCGCTTTGAAGCTGGTCAGACGCTCAGTCACACGACCCCGAGCAGACACATCGTCACCTGCTGGGAAAGGGAACGAAATCACAAAAGAACAGAAGAACGTTTTTGCaactttataaatatatatgacaATAAATAAAGTCTGGAATGTGCAGTGAGCTGCAGAAAAGTGGCTCTCTCACCAGGCACGACGCTCCCCTCTTCTTCGTTGGTGTCTGCAGCTGCAGACGGGCTCATGGGTCCCGTCTTTGAGTAGAGCATGTCGAGCCTGAACTTTGTGTCGTTGGATAACGTGCTGCCCTGTCGTACAGAGGCTGCTGCAGACAAAAACACTCGTTTTTAAAGGTTTATAAAGTTTAAACCGACAGACAGATTCAGGGGAAGACGTGTTCTGCAGTTCCTGTCTCTGCCTGTAGAGGGCAGCTGTAGGATCTCACCTGGGTCATCCTGGGAGTCTGAATGTCCGTTTGTTTCCAAACTGCTTGATGTTGAGCCTGAACGAACacgaacaacacacacacacacacacacacacacacacacacacacacacacacacagtaagcaGAAGAGTGGCTGCCAGTTCACACATTCAGTCAATCTGGAGTCACAGGAACAGCATTAGCACCATCACCGAGTAGCAGAACCACGACGCGCACATCAGGAGGCTGTGTGCAGCTCTGTGACTGTAATGTGAAGCTTTACCGTGACGTGACGGCACTTCGGCTGCGCCCTCGTCCGCTGTCCGTTCCAAAGTTGGAGTCACAGCATCATCAAATGAGGGCAACTTAATCTCGCTTAAGTCTTTAGTCCTTCGCTTCTTCTGCCACTGTTGGGCAGCCAGGTTGCGCAGGAAGGTGCCTctgaggagggagagaggagggggggCAGGGATTAGACCTGATCCCAGACTCCGAGGCTGCTTTGAGGAACCGGGAGGCAAACTTTTCTCGCGTTGAGTTAAAGGGGACCTTTTTCAGTGTCTTCTCTTATTTCCTGTCTTCTTCAGATTGTTGCACTTTTGGACGATCATATTAAACAAACGTTTggtcaaagtttcaaataaataGGTCAACATATTTAAAAGCTCAGGTGCTACTTATGGAGGTTTGCCAATCAGGAGGGTGGGTGGCAGATTTAAGTGGAAAAGGTCCCCCTTAAGTTACTTTAACACCGAATCATCGCAGTCAAACTGATCTcagattcatttttattctcaACTGCAAACCAAACCAGCTCCTGGCAGATTAAACACCAGCAATTAGACTCCACCCAGAGTtacaaaagacaaaaccaaaccaaactgaGGACCGGAGGACGTCGTCAGCCCCACCACCAGCAACACAACCCCCACCCACATCCGACTCTGCAGCACTGAAACATCCCACCGGTGCAGATTTATGACTTTAATATGTCAGGATTTGGACAGACCACTGAGCCGTGGAgccaacagaaacacaaacccaAACACACAATTTTTATATGGTGTTTTTATTATTCAGTTGTTCTTGGCCACCAACGAATCTCTTCTCATTTTGGCGTTCTGAGGTCAGTgctaatttaacattttctagtTCATTTTATGAAATGAGACGCTCTTTGGTGACATGAAGGGGTCAGTTTGGATGTGTGGTAATCATAACGTGTCTGTTTGTGACAGCGTGCCGTTTCCTCATCTACGACTGGTTCtacaaattttttaaaaattcaaaaatgcGCCCCAAAAAAGCTGTGAGTAGGAGAGACTCACAAAACGATTGGTCCCAAAGTCGGACCCAGCGATGAGCTCCTCCAAGCAAAGTCATATTTAGATAAAACTGGAGCAGAAGCAGGAGACGCGTCTGAAAAGTCCAAACCACCTTCCAAACATAACCGACTGTGTTACTGCTGAAAACAGGGCCGTGTGGGGTGTTTTCTGATTCTTTGGGGTCGTTTTACATCTTTTATCTGAGGTCACTTCGTACAGAGACACGGGGGTCCCGGGGGTCCCGGTTATCCCTGCCCATCCACGCCTATAGTGCAATTCACTGGGACTCTTACTTTGAAAACATAAAGAATATTTTGTAACGTTTCCGTAAAACGTGCAGAAACTTTGCATTAGTTACATATTCAGACAGAAATATTATCATATCATCTTCTGATTAGTTTAAAGTCTTTAATACTGGCAGAGATTTGGAGGAGTCTTAAGATGTTAAAAGAGATGCAGCTGTTTCTCTCCGCCAAATGGAGAGAACAAAGTTCTTATGTGAGAAATTGTTTTTATTGAGGTACAAGTACACAAGTCTTAGCTGCAAGCGTACTGAAAAGTACACTATACCATGTATATCAATACACATGTAGTTAGCTTATTTCTACCAGTACAGTGGAGTAGAGAGCGGTACTTTTGGAGATGGACCGGGTCCAGGTCCGGGGGACCGCAGGGCTGCCGGGTTCGGCTCTGCGATCGACAATCTGGGCTTCACGTCTGTGTTTAGTGGCTGCAGCTGCCTCCCAAAAATCACACAGCTACATTTTTGCTTCACTTTATGAGTTTCTATTGTTCTGGTCTGAACCACAGAAGGACAACAGATCCAGACCAAGACCAGGACCAAGAGAAAACTACGGCTCAGGAGGGTTTGTGTGCTGGGAAATAGATAATCTACATTTAGCACAGAGATACTGGAGGCTTTGCTTTTGCTTCTCATTTGTGTGAGACTTGAGCTGAGAACATTATAGACGGTGTCACTTTGAGCTTCTTGGAGCCGTTGCTGCTGCAAAATGTGACCCCGCAGCAGCTAAAGACCCTGACATGCACACAGACTGCATGTAACATGTGACAATGCATGAATGCATCCAATGCATGTTTCCATGCTACATCCTGCTGCTACAAACAAGCTTCTGCTTTCTTTGAAGGAATCCATGTCCATCTACTCTGAGCATTTCCTTTTACAGTGCTGCTTTCTCTCTTTGGTCAGTCGACACAGAACGGCAGCCATCGTTGGCTGAAAGATCACGACGAGACCGTGCACGGCGTCATTACACTGAATGACATCGGCACGATTCTTTCACGCCGGTCGCCTCGTCTGAAAACCCAAAATGACATAAAAGCAGCAGCTTTAAATCTGCATTAAGGGAGTTTAAATGTCACTCAAACACCTTCATAACACACAACCCAACCCACTGAGGTGATGTAGTccaaccaacacacacacacacacacacgggtgaGTTACCGTCACCTTAAAGGACATGAATTAATCACTTCCCGCTGACTCACCTTCACTCGAAAATACAAAGAGTCCTAAAGTTGATTTCAGTgatgacacacacaaaccaaacaAGCACCAGAGCCCGACAACCATCCCTGCAGCTCCCAGCATGCAGTGGGGCTGCAGCGGTACTTACTGAAACTTCCTCAGCACCGGCTTGTCCTGATTTACATTACAGTCAACTGGGCTGTAGAGACACAATACACATCTgagcatgacacacacacacacacacacacacacacacacacggagagacCCACCAGACGCACCAGCAGGCTTTCATCATCCTGTTCAGGCTGCAGCTGCATGCTGTAACCGGCTACTTTAATGTAAAACCTGCCGACGGGTGCTCAGCTGCATAAAAACCCTTAAAGGAGCCCCTTCAAAGTCAGACCTCTGTATATGTGGCCCACCTAACAATAGACGATCCAGAGAATCATgtaaaaaagcagaaactgaAACCAAAAAAATAGAGCCTGAAAAGAAAACCGTTCAGCACAGAGATGAATGAGGTCAGTTAAAGGTTCCCCTCCCATATTGAAGCACCTGAATCCAGCCCGATGTACAAAAGTGTCACTCGTCAAAGACTCATTTTATGCAGCTGAACACCAGACTGACGACTACAGACACACAGGACGATGAGGAGCAGGAGGTGGAGACGTGTACTTACCAGAAGAGCTCCTCATCCTCCCCAGAGCTGGGAGAGGAATAAAAGGAgacggagaaaaaaaaaaaaaaagggagcaGGAATTTtggaggagaaagagaaagagacaacACATTATAATGTTATAACCGAGAGGAAGCACGCCGAGAGTAAAGGACTAATAACGGAGAGAGCGAAGAAGCTGCGGCTGAACTTTTCACCGTCTGCAGCCGTTCTTACTGCAGCGTCACCGTTTTTATCAAACTGAAAATCAGAGCCAAAAATCATCTTTGACAGACAAAAATGATTCTGAATCACAtagaaaaactaaaagaaaaggtAACGAGACATCAACAACTTAAACATGGAAGAAAAAGTTCAACTAAACTGACAAAAAACTGACATAATCCATCtcaaaataataattacattttccaTAAAATTATCTGGATGCTCTATACACGCCATTAAATGGGAATCAGCCAGGAATTTAAACACAGAGTATAATCAAgtttttataaaagaaaaataacgaAGGTTAAAGAAATGATccagaaacaataaaaaaaaaatgcccacaAAGTTCCAGAACAACGCTGGACCCTTTAAAAGGCGAAATTTGATCCCTCCTGCAGTGATAACCCTGCACAGCGACGCCACACACACGTGGTTTAACCGTCcgttaaataaacaaacaagagagcgcccccccaaaaaaatcagctgattcACTTACTTTGCTTTAGTTTTGGGGTCCGTCTTGTTGTCGGGCTGCTGCAGATTCGACTGCGAATTCTCGCGCAGAGAGAGATCTGGGGAGGATGgactgtaacacacacacacacacacacacacacacacacacacacacacacacacacacacacacagaaaataagcaaacagccaagaagagagagagagagagactgcttTAAAAACATTGCTCTCTGCCAGTTCATTCCAccactgctctgtgtgtgtgtgtgtgtgtgtgtgtgtgtgtgtgtgtgtgtgtgtgtgtgtgttgctccACGTCTGCAGCGACCATCAAGAAAAATCAGTGCTACTGTCAGCGTCTGACGGGTCAGTGAGGAACATGTGACCAGACGTTAGATGAACCCTTAACGAGCTCCTGTTATTGCAGGTTTTTCACAGAGCTGTGTGGACAGCAGAGTGGATGTGAACCAGTCCACGGTGAGTAAGACTGAAAGCTAAAAGTTCAGCTACACGTTATTTAGAAAACACCAGACAATAGTTGCCTCAAGCCTGTGTGGTATGAGAAATATACATGATAGTGAGAAATGCATGTTATTGGTCTgtgattttgcaaaaaaaacttaaaataaataatgacagtgATTGTGAATACTAAAGGGACTGAAGGCATGGCAGTGGACAGAGTGCTGCAGGGAGCACTAGCATGACTGCAGAGTGTTTGTTAGTCTACAGCAGACAGGCAGGAGTCCTGGTTGCAGGTCTGAGGTCAGTCTCAGTGCTACAGACCTGCAGTCGGCCCGATGCTCCTCAGAGATGGAGCTGGTTTTGGAGAAGAACCTGGATTTCCTGCTTAGACCCAGAGACGACATGTGGTGGCTGAGGAAAGAGCGACTCCTAGTGGTCAAGATGCAGGACAGCAcagcgagagagagggagagagacagaggggaggGAATCGGTGGTTAAATCAGAGACAGGGAACCGACACCAAGACACccagatgaggaaaaaaaaacaaaacaaaacagaaaaagagcccgagataagaggaagaaaaaatataaCCAGAGGTGAGAGAAAGCGTCCACGGTGGTGTGATCTGTTGAAAATCACCACAACTGGAAAATCCTGATTATTCTGCCATCATGACAATaatcagctttaaaaaaaattaatacccgtttttaaatcatcaaaccaGTCAgttaaaaaagacaagaaaacttGGAAGCAATAAACTCTCCTGGGATAAATCAGcagataataaaaacaaacaggtaaTAAAACTGGCTAACACGTCTCCATTGATTAATCTGATCCCTTTGAGTTTGTACTGCAGAGTTTGGCGAGCGTATGGCAGCGCACTGCCGTAATCTCAGGGAGGACAACAGCCATGAGGGACGGCGGGCCGTTTGGTGTGCAGTAATATTTAGGCCAGGGGTGGGGatgtccaggcctcgagggccggtgtcctgcagattttagatctcaccctgggtcaacacacctgaatcacatgattagttcattattaggcctctggagaacttcaagacatgttgaggaggtcatttagacatttaaatcagctgtgttggatcagggacatctaaaacctgcaggacaccggccctcgaggcctggagttcctcCAGGCGGTGGTACATGTTCAAATAAGGACCACATGAAGGCCAGGATGCAAAGTTTCCCAGCAAAACATTCCTCTGTAGTGACAGGATCGCTGCTCCTCACatcagctgttttcagtgtttctgttgttATGGCTGAGTGGTGTTTAGATTATAATATAGATCATGACGGTTAACTCTTTCACACCTACAACAGCCCGTTTTTCACGAACTTGAACAACTCTTGGTTGTGAACacagaatgactgaaaccaCTTTCCTCTCCGGCTCTGCAATGACTAAAACACGACTAACATTCGACCTGCCGGCGTCCCTTTAAACGCCCGTTTCTGCAGAGGCCAAACACGAGCAGAAAGGTTTACCCGCTGAGGACAAACATTCCTGCTGATTGAACTCACAGAAAAGCTGcttccaaacaaaacacgccCCTCGTCTCCCCCCCTCCTCGGTCCGTCTGTCGGTCTAAACTTGGTAAACTCCGAGCAGCGGGAGAAGACGACGGCGCAGACCACAGCACCCGAGGGAGACGCAGTCTGACTGCTGCCTCCGATTAACAGCCGACACGGCGTTTGACCTGCAGGAGAGTCACGATCACAGGAAGGACTTCAGGTCGTTTCCTCCCACAAACCAGCAGAAAAGCACGCTTGCACATCTGAACCTCCACTACTGCCTCGATTTCAGGTTTCTACTTGGGCTCCGTTTAGTGAAACATCTGGAGCTGTCGAATGTTATACGAGCTTCCTCGAGATTAAAGGTTACCTAGCTGTCATTGATTAGTCTCACTGATTATTAATGATCAGAATCAGGACGTAAAGGTCACGAGCAGAGTGAACTCACGGGCTTGGCGGCGTTTTTGTTCCCTGCTCTGTGTCCATGGTGCCGTTGGGGGACGTGTGGGGAGGCAGCGGAGATCCTCTCCGGGATCCGGATGGACTGGAGGCGGAGCTGCTGTGCTCGGAGGCCAGCGGGGACGAGGCCCTGCTGCCGAGACCCGCCGTGGGGCTCGGGGAGGAGATGACCGGGGAGACGGTGGGAGAGGCAGCGGGGGAGACTGTGGGAGACGCAGCGGGGGAGGTGGCTGGTGACACCGAGGAGTTGACAGAAGATGGCGAGAAGAGGGTAGGAGTGGTCGGGGCGGTGGAGGGAGACGAGGGTGTGGGCGAGGAGCGGGCGTTGAGAAGATTCTGACTGGACGAGCGGCGGCTCCTCGGTCCATCCTGCTCGCCGGTTGCCAACTTTCTTCTCTCTTTACGTAGGAGGGGGGAGGAGTCATCCACCTCACCGTCTTCGTACTTCAGAGTATtctgcgcgcacacacacacacacacacacacacacacacacacacacacacacacacacacaaagaaagactGAGCATGCTCTAAGATCTTTGTCCCTCATATAAGGGGTAACAGAAGTCACATGACTGAATGATGATGGTTACAGACCTGCACCTTATAAATTCAATGCTTCTCATATTAGCGCCATAAATCCTGCGATTGCTGCTGGTTACACACTGAAGCAGCGTCCCTGTGCACTGACACACATCCTAAATCTCACCGTATCAGCACTCAATGTTGGGATGTTGTGCAAAATGCAAATAAAGCTGAGATGGAGCCACGATTTTTATTGATAacagtaaatgtttttaaaggccGAACTGCAGCAGGCCAGCTGTAGCACTCAGGACCTGTTAGCAGGGCGCTTTCAACGACAGACTTTCACCGAAAAAGACGTCTGTTTGGAGGCAGCATGTGTTCCTCAAAAATGTACATGTATGTAAATCCCTGTTTTTCGTCGTTACCTCGTATATGGTGAACTGCGTCCGCAGGTCTGGCTCCGTCCCCTTGCTGTTCATGTGTTTGCGGACGACGGCCTCCATCCCCAGCAGCTCCAGCTTGTCCGTCACATCGTAGAACGAGTCCTGGTCCGGGAGCGCCGCCAGAGTCTGAGAAGCACATGGAGGAGTGAGTTTGTGGACCCTCCGAACTTCTGACCTTCTCGCTTACATTTAGAAATTTTGCTTACCTTGTTGATGAGTGTCATGGCGAACACGAGCAGCTCCGTGTCGGCGCCGTTCCTCTCCTCCAGGACCTCCATCATATAACTCCATGGCTTCACACCtgccagacacacacaaaaacaccgGATCATCATGCGGCTGAGCATCTGGTGAAGCTACCCGTGTCACATTCAGGGCATCCGTCAGAGGAAGAGGTGATAGGTCACATGGAGCAGCTAATGAGAGTAAACGTTACAGACACGTTATACGTGATCTTACATAAAAACAtcatctgtgtttttgtgcgCACCTCTCTGTCCAGCCACGGTGTTGACGGCTCTGATGAGCAGAGGACTGTTGGACTCTGAGTACTCCACGAAGACGATGAGCAGCTTCAGGGCAGTTTTCACCACCAGGCGAGACTAAAACAGACAAAGGTGTTGAGTGTTTGACCAGCAGGTGGCGTCGCACCACTGCTCTGAGGTCCGAGGACTCACCGAGCTTCCCGTCAGCGTGTACAGCCACTGCACCGTCTCGTTGTGGTTGATCACTCCGTTCATGCCGTCCACAAACAGCATGATCTGACTGAGAGCTgaggacacacagacagatggatGAGCGCTGGCGTTTCCACAGAAGGCTCCAGCAGCTGCAGAGGAGCCTATAATCTGCAGCTGCTGACTCAGCTTTCTGTGGGTTTGCTGGACGTGTGAAGCCGAAGCTCCGTTTCCATTCTGACCGAACACAAGAGCATGCGCCGATCCGAGCACGTGGCCCCGGGTCTGTGTTTCTGCGCTGGCGCCGTCGGCACGTTCCCAGTGAAAGCGCCAAGTTTCACTGCtgccactgtttgtgttcctgtCATTTAGGTGAAATTATGCCTGCCGGGCAGAAAGTGCTGCAGCTGACACAATAATTTACACATTTGTTGCTTCTGggcttgtttttccttttccagtTATACTAAAAGCTtccagctgatccaaaatgctgtaattcaaaGTAACCTCAGTAAGCTTTACAGCAAATCTCaccattaaaaaacacaacacacgtCTACACTTTGCATTAATTGAACCAATATTCGATTTCGTCTACTATAACCTTATGATATTAAATTAAACTAAATCAAATTTTCCTGTTAAACTGGCGCTGGTGTTAATGTTCCTGTGTCGCTGTAGATCTAAACACCCGAGCAG is drawn from Oreochromis aureus strain Israel breed Guangdong linkage group 1, ZZ_aureus, whole genome shotgun sequence and contains these coding sequences:
- the fhod1 gene encoding FH1/FH2 domain-containing protein 1 isoform X4, which codes for MASIVCRVQYLEDSDPFICTNFPEPRRPPTVNLEENLPLSEQIAGIHKLLEPPLKLEDCTLQLSPSGNYLDLDSSLAEQRDELESFYEDVARGRKPILILRTQLSVRVHAILEKLYNSQGPELRRSLFSLKQLFQDDKDLVPEFVASDGLTCFIKVGAEADHNYQNYILRALSQIMLFVDGMNGVINHNETVQWLYTLTGSSSRLVVKTALKLLIVFVEYSESNSPLLIRAVNTVAGQRGVKPWSYMMEVLEERNGADTELLVFAMTLINKTLAALPDQDSFYDVTDKLELLGMEAVVRKHMNSKGTEPDLRTQFTIYENTLKYEDGEVDDSSPLLRKERRKLATGEQDGPRSRRSSSQNLLNARSSPTPSSPSTAPTTPTLFSPSSVNSSVSPATSPAASPTVSPAASPTVSPVISSPSPTAGLGSRASSPLASEHSSSASSPSGSRRGSPLPPHTSPNGTMDTEQGTKTPPSPSRSFLSHHMSSLGLSRKSRFFSKTSSISEEHRADCSPSSPDLSLRENSQSNLQQPDNKTDPKTKANPVDCNVNQDKPVLRKFQGTFLRNLAAQQWQKKRRTKDLSEIKLPSFDDAVTPTLERTADEGAAEVPSRHGSTSSSLETNGHSDSQDDPAASVRQGSTLSNDTKFRLDMLYSKTGPMSPSAAADTNEEEGSVVPAGDDVSARGRVTERLTSFKARSAESSTSNESSASRRAELESLEGSTQAARARLAEEQKRYIRQQSSIDTEAHARSLDTTQMTPLGPGSSNDAWDQLQPSAAALRIKDLDFSDLLDEEDIDVLDIDTFDSSASSFTLSGIPPPPPPPPGMPGAPPPPPPPPPLGGLAPPPPPPPPPGGLAPPPPPPPPGVPPPPLEASQKKKKTVKLFWKELKQADGPKKCRFGRGTVWASLDKVAVDTARLEHLFESKGKELPVAKKGPETKKTEILVLDSKRSNAINIGMTVLPAIHVIKSAILSFDEFAISKEGIEKILTMTPTEEEKQKIQEAQLANPDLPLGTAEQFLLTLASINGLTPRLQLWAFKLNYEALEKEIAEPLFDLKLGMEQLSSNQTFRRILATLLAIGNFLNSSNAKGFELSYLEKVVEVKDTVHRQSLLHHTCNLVVENYPESSDVYSEIPAINRSAKVDFELLSENLVQLERRCKASWDNLKVVAKHETKAALKNKLTDFLKDCTQRIIILKVVHRRVINRFHSFLLFLGQPSSSVRDIKVTNFCRIISEFALEYRTTRERVLTIKRKRAVHRERTKTRGKMITETEKFSGAVSRPDSPSPVSMAAEADQDQEEEHENMKNLLISHSSTLNCDQRGLRRSRAVRSLGRVEPPKMSVAKEDGTSSQDDATDEIMDRLVKSVTQNPSGRSSSPKNRKRSRVNRKSLRRTLKSGLGVEVVQALGLNNKTAGDRV